TTTCGCATCAGCTCCACGTCATCGGAGACATCGGGGTGGTGGTACTTGAGCTCGATGGAGGGCAGGCCGTTGACCTCGTAGACGAGCGCGTCGGTGAGGGCGGCCTTGCGCCGGGCGATGGGGTAGCCCTCGAAGATGGAGCGGACGTGGACGACCTTCGCGCGCGGCCGACCCCTCCACCACGCACCCAGGTGCGAGCGGAACGTCAGCGCCTGGGCGACCAGGTCTTTCCCGCGGGCACCCATCGGGTGGTAGGTGATGTGGGGGCTCAGGGCAGGCGGGGGAGCGTCCGGACCTGCTCCAATGGCCACGAGGTCCATGGGACCGAACGCGGCGCCCAGTGCCTCCACGAAGGCGCGGATGTGCACGGCGGCGCCCTTGGGCGCGGGGAAGCGGTCGAAGGACGCGTAGACGATTCCGGAGGTGCCCACGGCCCGGTGCTACCGCGACGGCGGGCCGGCGGCAAACGGGGCGCGTCCGCCGATTTCGGGGAAGCGCGCGTAGGCCCGCAGCAGGGCCTCAAGGTGGGCGGGGTCGTCCAGGTCCAGCGGCGCGTCGGTGAGCTTCACGAGCCAGCCTCCAAAAGCCGTGTAGCGCGAGCGGGACAGCAGCTCCGCGTCGCGAGACGGATCCGGGAACCCGAGCCGCTGCACGGTGGCGGCGGACCAGTAGTTCACCCAGCCCAGGTGATGCGGGACGACGGGCGTGGGCGTCAGCTCCATCGGTTCGAGCACCGGCAGCCCCCGAGGCGGCTCCGGCGGATCCTGCCAGCGACGGCGGGTCTGCTGGGCCAGCGTCACCCCGGCGCTCGGGGTGAGCACCCGCCCCCACCAGGCCCGGGAGCTTTCGGACACGGCCTCCAGCACCCGCGCCGCCACCGCGATGCCGTGCGCGTCCATGGGCAGCTCCACGTGGAGCTCGAACAGCGGCTCATTCCCGGGACACAGGTGCGCGGCCCGCTCCCAACCGCTCACGGTCACGAGGTGGCTTTCGTCTCCGTTGCAGAGCGCGGGCAGCTCGCCGTCCTCCGCGGCCCGGTCCAACCACGCATCCCGCTTGGACAACGGCTGGATTCCCTCCGTTTCAGAGAGGGTCCAGTCCAGATGCAGCCCCGGAAGCGCGTGCTCCATGGCGTAGAGGACAGCGCGCATCCGCCGTGAGTCACCGTCGAGTTCGGGCGCGTGGACGAGCAGGAGCAGGGATGGGTCTGGGGGATTCATCTCGATGTCTGTCCATGTACCAGTTCGGGCAAGATGGCGCGCATGCTCATGAGCTCCGTGGTGATGGCGGCCCTGTTCACGGCCGCGCCCGCTCCCAAGGCCCAGCCGCTCACGTGGAAGGTGACCGGCACCGACGTCACGTTTGAGATGTCGTCCAAGGACCTGCGCGCCCTGCGCGGCGGCAAGGAGGTCTTCGGCCTCCAGTCGCGCAAGAAGGAGTTCCTCTCCAGCGTCACGGAGGGCGTGGACGCCACGCAGGACACGTCCGACTGGGAGGCCACGCAGTCCTTCACCGTGCTGTCCGTGGTGGGCCCGTACGTGAGCTCCGAGGACTCCAACGCCGGCTACACCGGCGGCGCACACCCGTACGCAAGCCGCATCTACGCCACCCAGGACGTGACGAAGGGCAAGGACGGCTTCAACCTGCTGGAGGTGTTCCCGGAGAAGGACGTCCTCAAGGCCCTCAAGGCGGACGGCTACGTGCGCAAGTTCATCGGCGACCCCAAGGCCTTCGAGAGCGCGAAGACCGTGGAGGCACTGCTCCAGACCCTGGAGGCCGACGAGGACTGCGTCGGCTTCGAGTACGGACTGGACAACGTGAAGCGCTCCGTCGCGTTCCACCATGTCGAAGGCGACAAGGTCGCCGTGCGCATCTCGTTCGGCTACGCGGCGGAGATGTGCCGGGGGAACATGTACGTGGTGGGCCTGCTGTTGCCCATCCCCGCGTCCCTGAAGCCCGCCCTGGAGCGCGCGAACACGCGCCAGGAGGGCTTCCTCATGAAGGACGCCAAGGCCGTCAAGGCGCCCTCCGTGAGCTTCAAGTGGGAGGGCGCCGAGGCCAAGAAGAAGCCCTGATCAGGCCGGCTTCTCGATGTGGCCGTCCGCGTGCCGCGCGAAGCGTCCTTCCTCGCGCGCGTGCACCGGATCGTGGCTGGGCCAGGGCCAGCCGCCAAAGCCCGTGCGCTGGTAGTCCGCGAAGGCCTGTTGAATCTCCTGCCGCGAGTTCATCACGAACGGGCCGTACTGCACGACCGGCTCGCCGATGGGCTTGCCCTGGAGCAGCAGCAGCTCCGCCGTCTCCGGGCCGTTCTCCAGCACCACGTCCACGTCCGCGCGCAGCTCCACGGCGCTCCTCGCCGGCACCGCCCGGCCGCCGACCTTCATCCCGGCGCCCAGGAAGAAGTAGAGCATCCGGTTCGTGCCGCGCTTCGCCGCGGGCAGCGTCCAGCGCGCGCCCGGCTCCATCTTCAGCGTCCAGATGGCCACGTCCGCGTCCGGGTTCGCGGCCCAGGACTTGGGCGGCGACGGAGGCGCCTGGAGGTCACCCAGGTTGCCCGCCACCACGGTGATGTTCGTGGCGCGGCCCGCGTCGTCCTTCGCCACGTGGCGCGGGATGACGTGGTCCCACAGCATGGAGAAGTGCGCGGGCACCATCTTGTTGGCGCGCGGCAGGTTGAGCCAGATTTGAAACAGCTCGATGTGGTTGCCCTGGTCCTGCTTGAGCAGCGGGAACATCTCCGAGTGGTTGATGCCACCGCCCGCGGTGAGCCACTGCACGTCGCCCCCACCGAAGCGCGCCGCCGCGCCCAGCGAGTCCGAGTGGTCCAGCAGCCCGTTGCGCACGATGGTCACCGTCTCGAAGCCCCGGTGCGGGTGCTGCGGGAAGCCCGGCACCACGGTGCCGTGGTACATGTTCCAGCCGTCCCGCCCCGCGAAGTCCTGGCCGATGTCCCGGCCCGCGAGCGACGCGTCCGGCCCCAGCTTGTCGTTGCCCTGGGGGTAGCGGTCGTCATGGTGCACGCAGAAGAGGAACGGATCCGGCGTCCGCCACGGGGTGGGGGACGGCCCGAGCGGATCCACCCGGAGGATGGCCTCGGGTTGCTGTGCCTGCTGCTGACTCATCTTCGACTCCTCTGCCTTTCCCGAACCGCGTGAACACCCCACGGTGGTGATGCCCGCCGCCGCGATGAGTTTCAGCGCCGCTCTCCGGCTGACTTCGTCCAAGGTCCACCTCGCGCCCGATGCCGTCGGGGCCGGCCATCCTACCTAACGCCCGGGCCTTCCCGGCGCTCGGCCTGCCTGCATGGCTGGCGGTTCACCCCTGGTGGGACGGCCCGGAGACCCCTACGCTTCCGCGCGGGTCCGCCCCACGGGCATCGCAGGGAGTCCACCGCCTTGGCGGTCAACGTCAGCCGCTTCCACGACCGTTTCACCTACCAGTTCCGCGCGCCGGTGCCGGAC
The sequence above is drawn from the Corallococcus sp. NCRR genome and encodes:
- a CDS encoding DUF5953 family protein gives rise to the protein MNPPDPSLLLLVHAPELDGDSRRMRAVLYAMEHALPGLHLDWTLSETEGIQPLSKRDAWLDRAAEDGELPALCNGDESHLVTVSGWERAAHLCPGNEPLFELHVELPMDAHGIAVAARVLEAVSESSRAWWGRVLTPSAGVTLAQQTRRRWQDPPEPPRGLPVLEPMELTPTPVVPHHLGWVNYWSAATVQRLGFPDPSRDAELLSRSRYTAFGGWLVKLTDAPLDLDDPAHLEALLRAYARFPEIGGRAPFAAGPPSR
- a CDS encoding pirin family protein, which encodes MSQQQAQQPEAILRVDPLGPSPTPWRTPDPFLFCVHHDDRYPQGNDKLGPDASLAGRDIGQDFAGRDGWNMYHGTVVPGFPQHPHRGFETVTIVRNGLLDHSDSLGAAARFGGGDVQWLTAGGGINHSEMFPLLKQDQGNHIELFQIWLNLPRANKMVPAHFSMLWDHVIPRHVAKDDAGRATNITVVAGNLGDLQAPPSPPKSWAANPDADVAIWTLKMEPGARWTLPAAKRGTNRMLYFFLGAGMKVGGRAVPARSAVELRADVDVVLENGPETAELLLLQGKPIGEPVVQYGPFVMNSRQEIQQAFADYQRTGFGGWPWPSHDPVHAREEGRFARHADGHIEKPA